One genomic region from Eptesicus fuscus isolate TK198812 chromosome 4, DD_ASM_mEF_20220401, whole genome shotgun sequence encodes:
- the STX4 gene encoding syntaxin-4 isoform X3 produces MTARTMRTGSGSRWWYTRARHGWGARTMSSSRSPLGHPPQVRTIRQTIVKLENKVRELEKQQVTILATPLPEDSMKQDLQNLREEIKQLGREIRGQLKAIEPQKEEADENYNSVNTRMRKTQHGVLSQQFVELINKCNSMQSEYREKNVERIRRQLKITNAGMVSDEELEQMLDSGQSEVFVSNILKDTQVTRQALNEISARHSEIQQLERSIRELHEIFTFLATEVEMQGEMIDRIEKNILSSADYVERGQEHVKRALENQRKARKKKVLIAICVSISVLILVVIISITVTT; encoded by the exons ATGACAGCTCGGACGATGAGGACAGGGAGCGGGTCGCGCTGGTGGTACACCCGGGCACGGCACGGCTGGGGAGCCCGGACGATGAGTTCTTCCAGAAG CCCTCTCGGTCACCCTCCCCAGGTCCGGACAATTCGGCAGACTATTGTCAAGCTGGAGAATAAAGTCCGAGAGTTGGAGAAACAGCAGGTCACCATCCTGGCCACGCCCCTTCCTGAGGATA GCATGAAGCAGGACCTGCAGAACCTGCGCGAGGAGATCAAACAGCTGGGGAGGGAGATCCGCGGGCAGCTAAAGG CCATTGAGCCCCAGAAGGAAGAAGCTGATGAGAATTATAATTCAGTCAACACAAGAATGAGGAAAACGCAG CACGGGGTCCTGTCCCAGCAATTCGTGGAGCTCATCAACAAGTGCAACTCGATGCAGTCCGAATACCGGGAGAAGAATGTGGAGCGGATTCGGAGGCAGCTGAAGATCA CAAATGCCGGAATGGTGTCTGATGAGGAGCTCGAACAGATGCTGGACAGCGGGCAGAGCGAGGTGTTCGTGTCCAAC ATATTGAAGGACACACAGGTGACGCGGCAGGCCCTAAATGAGATCTCGGCCCGGCACAGTGAGATCCAGCAGCTTGAACGCAGTATTCGTGAACTTCATGAGATCTTCACTTTTCTGGCTACGGAGGTGGAGATGCAG GGGGAGATGATCGACCGGATTGAGAAGAACATCCTGAGCTCAGCAGACTACGTGGAACGCGGACAGGAGCACGTGAAGAGGGCCCTGGAGAACCAGAGGAAGGCGCGGAAG AAAAAGGTGCTGATTGCCATCTGTGTGTCCATCTCTGTCCTCATCCTGGTGGTCATCATTTCCATCACAGTGACGACCTGA
- the STX4 gene encoding syntaxin-4 isoform X2, producing MRDRTQELRQGDDSSDDEDRERVALVVHPGTARLGSPDDEFFQKVRTIRQTIVKLENKVRELEKQQVTILATPLPEDSMKQDLQNLREEIKQLGREIRGQLKAIEPQKEEADENYNSVNTRMRKTQHGVLSQQFVELINKCNSMQSEYREKNVERIRRQLKITNAGMVSDEELEQMLDSGQSEVFVSNILKDTQVTRQALNEISARHSEIQQLERSIRELHEIFTFLATEVEMQGEMIDRIEKNILSSADYVERGQEHVKRALENQRKARKKKVLIAICVSISVLILVVIISITVTT from the exons ATGCGGGACAGGACCCAAGAGCTGAGGCAG GGGGATGACAGCTCGGACGATGAGGACAGGGAGCGGGTCGCGCTGGTGGTACACCCGGGCACGGCACGGCTGGGGAGCCCGGACGATGAGTTCTTCCAGAAG GTCCGGACAATTCGGCAGACTATTGTCAAGCTGGAGAATAAAGTCCGAGAGTTGGAGAAACAGCAGGTCACCATCCTGGCCACGCCCCTTCCTGAGGATA GCATGAAGCAGGACCTGCAGAACCTGCGCGAGGAGATCAAACAGCTGGGGAGGGAGATCCGCGGGCAGCTAAAGG CCATTGAGCCCCAGAAGGAAGAAGCTGATGAGAATTATAATTCAGTCAACACAAGAATGAGGAAAACGCAG CACGGGGTCCTGTCCCAGCAATTCGTGGAGCTCATCAACAAGTGCAACTCGATGCAGTCCGAATACCGGGAGAAGAATGTGGAGCGGATTCGGAGGCAGCTGAAGATCA CAAATGCCGGAATGGTGTCTGATGAGGAGCTCGAACAGATGCTGGACAGCGGGCAGAGCGAGGTGTTCGTGTCCAAC ATATTGAAGGACACACAGGTGACGCGGCAGGCCCTAAATGAGATCTCGGCCCGGCACAGTGAGATCCAGCAGCTTGAACGCAGTATTCGTGAACTTCATGAGATCTTCACTTTTCTGGCTACGGAGGTGGAGATGCAG GGGGAGATGATCGACCGGATTGAGAAGAACATCCTGAGCTCAGCAGACTACGTGGAACGCGGACAGGAGCACGTGAAGAGGGCCCTGGAGAACCAGAGGAAGGCGCGGAAG AAAAAGGTGCTGATTGCCATCTGTGTGTCCATCTCTGTCCTCATCCTGGTGGTCATCATTTCCATCACAGTGACGACCTGA
- the STX4 gene encoding syntaxin-4 isoform X1 — MRDRTQELRQQGDDSSDDEDRERVALVVHPGTARLGSPDDEFFQKVRTIRQTIVKLENKVRELEKQQVTILATPLPEDSMKQDLQNLREEIKQLGREIRGQLKAIEPQKEEADENYNSVNTRMRKTQHGVLSQQFVELINKCNSMQSEYREKNVERIRRQLKITNAGMVSDEELEQMLDSGQSEVFVSNILKDTQVTRQALNEISARHSEIQQLERSIRELHEIFTFLATEVEMQGEMIDRIEKNILSSADYVERGQEHVKRALENQRKARKKKVLIAICVSISVLILVVIISITVTT; from the exons ATGCGGGACAGGACCCAAGAGCTGAGGCAG CAGGGGGATGACAGCTCGGACGATGAGGACAGGGAGCGGGTCGCGCTGGTGGTACACCCGGGCACGGCACGGCTGGGGAGCCCGGACGATGAGTTCTTCCAGAAG GTCCGGACAATTCGGCAGACTATTGTCAAGCTGGAGAATAAAGTCCGAGAGTTGGAGAAACAGCAGGTCACCATCCTGGCCACGCCCCTTCCTGAGGATA GCATGAAGCAGGACCTGCAGAACCTGCGCGAGGAGATCAAACAGCTGGGGAGGGAGATCCGCGGGCAGCTAAAGG CCATTGAGCCCCAGAAGGAAGAAGCTGATGAGAATTATAATTCAGTCAACACAAGAATGAGGAAAACGCAG CACGGGGTCCTGTCCCAGCAATTCGTGGAGCTCATCAACAAGTGCAACTCGATGCAGTCCGAATACCGGGAGAAGAATGTGGAGCGGATTCGGAGGCAGCTGAAGATCA CAAATGCCGGAATGGTGTCTGATGAGGAGCTCGAACAGATGCTGGACAGCGGGCAGAGCGAGGTGTTCGTGTCCAAC ATATTGAAGGACACACAGGTGACGCGGCAGGCCCTAAATGAGATCTCGGCCCGGCACAGTGAGATCCAGCAGCTTGAACGCAGTATTCGTGAACTTCATGAGATCTTCACTTTTCTGGCTACGGAGGTGGAGATGCAG GGGGAGATGATCGACCGGATTGAGAAGAACATCCTGAGCTCAGCAGACTACGTGGAACGCGGACAGGAGCACGTGAAGAGGGCCCTGGAGAACCAGAGGAAGGCGCGGAAG AAAAAGGTGCTGATTGCCATCTGTGTGTCCATCTCTGTCCTCATCCTGGTGGTCATCATTTCCATCACAGTGACGACCTGA
- the ZNF668 gene encoding zinc finger protein 668, producing MEVETVEARSPGPGYKRSGRRYKCLSCSKTFPNAPRAARHAATHGPADGAEEVAEVKLKPETESKTEDASGDKVSGAAAKPRPYACPLCPKAYKTAPELRSHGRSHTGEKPFPCPECGRRFMQPVCLRVHLASHAGELPFRCTHCPKAYGALSKLKIHQRGHTGERPYACADCGKSFADPSVFRKHRRTHAGLRPYGCERCGKAYAELKDLRNHERSHTGERPFLCSECGKSFSRSSSLTCHQRIHAAQKPYRCPACGKGFTQLSSYQSHERTHSGEKPFLCPRCGRMFSDPSSFRRHQRAHEGVKPYRCEKCGKDFRQPADLAMHRRVHTGDRPFKCLQCDKTFVASWDLKRHALVHSGQRPFRCEECGRAFAERASLTKHSRVHSGERPFHCNACGKSFVVSSSLRKHERTHRSSEAPGAPPQQELVVGLALPVSVAGEGSVAPAAGAGLGDPPAGLLGLPPESGGVMATQWQVVGMTVEHVECQDAGVGEAPGPLGGTGEAGGEEVDEKPPQFVCRECKETFSTPTLLRRHERSHPELRPFPCTQCGKSFSDRAGLRKHSRTHSSVRPYTCPHCPKAFLSASDLRKHERTHPVPMGTPAPLEPLVALLGMPEEGPA from the exons ATGGAGGTGGAGACTGTGGAGGCCCGGTCCCCAGGCCCCGGCTACAAGCGTTCGGGCCGCCGCTACAAGTGCCTGTCCTGTTCTAAGACGTTTCCCAATGCGCCCAGGGCAGCACGCCACGCTGCCACACACGGGCCCGCAGACGGCGCGGAGGAGGTGGCAGAGGTGAAGCTGAAGCCAGAGACGGAATCTAAAACGGAGGATGCCAGCGGGGACAAAGTGTCAGGGGCAGCGGCCAAGCCCCGGCCTTACGCATGCCCACTGTGCCCCAAGGCCTACAAAACAGCCCCAGAGCTGCGCAGTCATGGGCGCAGCCACACGGGCGAAAAGCCCTTCCCTTGCCCCGAGTGTGGCCGCCGCTTCATGCAGCCCGTGTGCCTGCGCGTGCACCTGGCCTCGCACGCTGGCGAGCTGCCCTTCCGCTGCACGCACTGCCCCAAAGCCTATGGCGCGCTCTCTAAGCTCAAGATCCACCAGCGAGGGCATACGGGCGAGCGGCCCTACGCCTGCGCCGACTGCGGCAAGAGCTTTGCGGACCCTTCTGTGTTCCGCAAGCACCGACGCACACACGCTGGCCTGCGGCCCTATGGCTGTGAGCGCTGCGGCAAGGCCTATGCCGAGCTCAAGGACCTGCGCAACCACGAGCG GTCCCACACGGGGGAGCGCCCCTTCCTCTGCTCAGAATGCGGGAAGAGCTTCTCCCGTTCGTCCTCGCTCACGTGCCACCAGCGCATCCACGCCGCACAGAAGCCCTACCGCTGCCCAGCCTGCGGCAAGGGCTTCACTCAGCTCAGCTCCTACCAGAGCCACGAGCGCACCCACTCCGGCGAGAAGCCCTTCCTGTGCCCCCGCTGTGGTCGCATGTTCTCTGACCCCTCAAGCTTTCGGCGCCACCAACGGGCACACGAGGGCGTGAAGCCTTACCGCTGCGAGAAGTGTGGCAAAGACTTCCGGCAGCCGGCGGACCTGGCCATGCACCGGAGGGTGCACACCGGCGACCGGCCGTTCAAGTGCCTGCAGTGTGACAAGACGTTCGTAGCTTCCTGGGACCTTAAGCGTCACGCGTTGGTGCACTCGGGCCAGCGGCCCTTCCGCTGTGAGGAGTGCGGGCGAGCCTTCGCCGAGCGAGCCAGTCTCACGAAGCACAGCCGAGTGCACTCGGGCGAGCGCCCCTTCCACTGCAACGCCTGCGGGAAGTCCTTTGTGGTGTCCTCAAGCCTGAGGAAGCACGAGCGGACGCACCGGAGCAGCGAGGCCCCAGGGGCCCCCCCACAGCAGGAGCTGGTagtgggcctggccctgcctgtcaGCGTGGCGGGCGAGGGCTCCGTGGCCCCCGCAGCAGGTGCAGGGCTAGGGGACCCTCCAGCGGGGCTGCTAGGGCTGCCCCCAGAGTCAGGCGGTGTGATGGCCACCCAATGGCAAGTGGTGGGCATGACGGTGGAGCACGTGGAGTGCCAAGATGCTGGGGTTGGGGAGGCTCCTGGTCCCTTGGGGGGGACCGGCGAGGCGGGGGGTGAGGAGGTGGACGAGAAGCCTCCGCAGTTTGTGTGCCGGGAGTGCAAGGAGACGTTCTCCACGCCGACTTTGCTGCGAAGGCATGAGCGCTCACACCCAGAGCTCCGGCCCTTTCCCTGCACCCAGTGTGGCAAGAGCTTTTCAGACCGGGCCGGGCTGCGCAAACACAGCCGCACACACAGCTCTGTGCGCCCCTAcacctgcccccactgccccaagGCCTTCCTGAGTGCCAGCGACCTACGAAAGCACGAACGCACCCACCCTGTGCCCATGGGGACCCCCGCGCCTCTCGAGCCCCTTGTGGCTTTGCTAGGAATGCCTGAGGAGGGGCCAGCCTGA